In one Cottoperca gobio chromosome 12, fCotGob3.1, whole genome shotgun sequence genomic region, the following are encoded:
- the slc26a1 gene encoding LOW QUALITY PROTEIN: sulfate anion transporter 1 (The sequence of the model RefSeq protein was modified relative to this genomic sequence to represent the inferred CDS: inserted 1 base in 1 codon; deleted 1 base in 1 codon), with protein MADVASCLLLCSSLGAQLTILSSSXSLSPCCPLFLPKTMEEVTKVPPPVLERRARQRQPTVSVFKSKLKQGVTCSVPRVRSTLTGFFPIVRWLPKYKLREYVWGDVMSGVIIGIILVPQAIAYCLLAGVEPIYGLYTSFYANIIYFLMGTSRHVSVGIFSLMSLMVGQVVDKEMFLAGFDLNDDSTVSGPGVFNATLATNLTTGTLHSVELMGVQCGKECYSISIAAALTFLVGVYQVLMAIFRLGFVSVYLSAPMLDGFATGASFTILTVQAKYLLGLKIPRHQGYGTVVVTWINIFANIHTTNLCDLITSAICISVLVAGKEIQERYKDRLKIPLPTELIIVAGATLASHFGELNSQYGSSVSGHIPTGFIPPQVPSFSLMSQLALDAIPLAIISFAFTVSLSEMFAKKNGYTVRPNQEMLAIGCCNIIPSFFHCFTTSAALAKTMVKDSTGCHTQVSSLISALVVLLVLLFFAPFFYALQKCVLACIIIVSLRGALRKFKDVPAKCRASRNDGIVWLVTMSATALISVEVGLLVGIVFSMICVIFKSQNPKVSLLGRANDTDLYEDVDEYQNLMPPPRVQVFRFQAPLYYANKDSFLRSLYKAVGVEPFLELTKRRKAEKKAKEMSSKQAKANGDKSNGEVVIGLVQRELDFHTIVLDCSAIPFIDSTGMATFEGLVKEYKEIRVNVLLANCNTSVIDILQKGQFFGENDKDMSSRLFFTVHTAVLHANSSYAAAESRSEDSVV; from the exons ATGGCCGATGTTGCCTCCTGTttgctcctctgctcctctctgg GAGCACAGCTGACCATATTATCCAGCT CTTCCCTCTCGCCTTGCTGCCCCCTCTTCCTACCCAAGACCATGGAGGAGGTCACCAAGGTCCCGCCACCCGTCCTGGAACGTCGGGCTCGCCAGCGACAGCCCACAGTTTCAGTCTTCAAATCCAAGCTGAAGCAGGGTGTGACCTGCTCCGTACCCAGAGTACGGTCCACGCTGACCGGGTTCTTCCCCATTGTGCGGTGGCTGCCTAAATACAAGCTCCGAGAGTACGTCTGGGGTGATGTGATGTCCGGGGTGATTATTGGTATCATCTTGGTACCGCAGGCCATTGCCTACTGCTTGCTGGCAGGAGTGGAGCCCATCTATGGTTTATACACCTCATTTTACGCCAATATCATTTACTTCCTCATGGGGACGTCCAGACATGTCTCTGTGGGGATCTTCAGCCTCATGAGCCTCATGGTTGGACAG GTGGTGGATAAGGAGATGTTCCTGGCAGGATTTGACCTCAATGATGACTCCACAGTATCTGGCCCTGGTGTGTTTAATGCCACACTTGCCACTAATCTCACAACTGGTACACTACACAGTGTAGAGTTAATGGGTGTGCAGTGTGGGAAAGAGTGTTACTCCATCAGCATCGCTGCTGCCCTTACCTTCTTGGTTGGGGTCTATCAG GTCCTGATGGCTATATTTCGGCTAGGCTTTGTCTCTGTATACCTTTCGGCTCCTATGCTTGATGGTTTTGCCACGGGAGCCTCTTTCACCATCCTCACCGTGCAGGCTAAATACCTGTTGGGTCTAAAGATCCCCCGTCACCAGGGCTACGGCACAGTTGTCGTCACCTGGATCAACATCTTTGCCAACATTCATACCACCAACCTTTGTGACCTCATCACTAGCGCCATCTGTATTTCTGTATTAG TGGCAGGGAAGGAGATCCAGGAGCGCTACAAGGATCGTCTAAAGATCCCTCTGCCTACTGAGCTGATAATAGTTGCAGGAGCTACGCTGGCCAGTCATTTTGGGGAGCTGAACAGTCAATATGGCTCCAGTGTTTCCGGTCACATCCCCACAGGGTTCATTCCTCCCCAGGTGCCCAGCTTTAGTCTGATGTCACAGTTAGCACTTGATGCCATTCCTCTGGCAATCATTAG CTTTGCCTTTACGGTGTCACTGTCTGAGATGTTTGCTAAGAAAAACGGCTATACAGTTCGTCCCAACCAAGAGATGCTGGCTATCGGCTGTTGCAACATCATCCCCTCCTTCTTCCACTGTTTCACCACAAGTGCAGCATTGGCAAAAACCATGGTGAAGGACTCAACAGGCTGCCATACACAG GTATCCAGTCTGATCAGCGCGCTGGTcgtccttcttgttctcctcttctttgCACCTTTCTTCTACGCTCTCCAGAAGTGCGTTCTTGCCTGTATCATCATTGTAAGCCTTCGGGGGGCACTGAGGAAGTTCAAGGACGTCCCAGCTAAGTGCCGTGCCAGCCGGAATGAC GGCATTGTTTGGCTGGTCACCATGTCAGCCACGGCTCTGATCAGTGTGGAGGTTGGCCTCCTGGTTGGGATAGTATTTTCCATGATATGCGTCATCTTTAAGTCCCAGAACCCTAAG GTCTCTCTCCTGGGCCGGGCCAATGATACCGATCTTTATGAGGACGTGGACGAGTACCAGAACCTTATGCCGCCACCAAGGGTTCAGGTCTTCCGCTTCCAGGCTCCCCTCTACTACGCCAACAAGGACTCATTCCTCAGATCACTCTACAAAGCTGTCGGGGTTGAACCTTTCTTGGAGCTGACTAAGAGgagaaaggcagagaagaaggccAAAGAGATGTCCTCGAAGCAGGCCAAGGCGAATGGAGATAAAAGCAATGGAGAGGTCGTCATTGGACTCGTCCAAAGAGAACTGGATTTCCACACAATAGTTTTAGACTGCTCTGCCATCCCGTTCATAGACTCGACAGGCATGGCCACATTTGAAGGGCTGGTCAAGGAATATAAAGAGATAAGGGTGAACGTGCTCCTCGCCAACTGTAACACCTCAGTCATCGATATCCTGCAGAAGGGACAATTCTTTGGGGAAAATGACAAAGACATGAGCAGCCGGCTGTTTTTTACAGTTCACACTGCAGTTCTTCATGCAAACAGTTCatatgcagcagcagaaagcagGTCAGAAGACTCTGTGGTGTAG